AAATAATAGAAACAACAACAGTCTTAAGAACTTCGAACTGAATCATCAACTTGATCAAACATGTCAGCCGGGAAATCTTCATCCTTTGAAACATGTCTGCATCTAAGTTCCGATGAATACCGACAATTGCCCTATATAACcattcgtcggtatttcgtaGGAATATTCAGACCACTTTCCGACAAAGCAGCGGTCATCGGAAATTTGCGATGCAGTCCGACGAAATAGCGAGGGAAATATATAACCATTATGCGACCATTTTAAATGGTTTGAATTGTTAACCATCATGGGAAAATCGTCGGAAGTTCCGACTCATTTTCGACGAAACTTTTGACTGTTGctaatattaaagaaaaaaaaaaaatttcgacgACCGTTCCttaaatttccgacgaaattccaaCGAAATATATGACTGTTTTACAGCCGTTTTATGCTTTGATACGTCTGATGGAATTCCAACGAAAATTAATTTATTCCGTCAAAATATCATCAAGAATCTGTCGGTAACTTTCTTTTATAAATACGAGCTCCTCTCATTCACTTCATTCACTCTTCATTCTCTCCTCACTCTCTTCACTCACTACAAATCCATAAAAAATCATGTCTTCTGGAAATTATtttcgttcgtggatggattaacctcatttggatccaaacaccaatttgcttacagAAAAATACGTAGAAGGTTTTGGCGAATTCATGAAGCGTTTTCAACAACAACCGGAAGCAAATCTCGGTATAATAAGATGTCTCTCATCTTCCTGCAATAATAGTAGGGTTTTAAAAGAATGAGATATTTGAACTCATTTATATATGAAAGGGTTTATACGAAATTAGAAGATTTGGTATCTTCACAGGAAAacggttatgaatatggtaatATTGCCTCGACATGTTAATAGGTTAGAAGAACCAAATACATATGTAGATTATGGCGTAGATACTGAGCatatggtaaatgatcattatAGAAGGGAAGAACTAAATGCAGAATCTGAATGTAgaaaaacaatttttgtataaatGTTGTAAAGATGGTCATTCAACTTTATCATCTTCAACAAGATTAATAGATACTAAGACAGATTATAATTTGACTGAAGTAATCACGGCCAGCTGCTAAcgttttgtaatttaaaaatctaattctatgatttaaatatatattaaaaatattaataatatttgatgAAACACATGTTTTAATTCTTTACGTCATGTGTACTATATATACTTCCAACGTGCACGCCACCAACCACTATCAGAGCAACAATGGAGTCGTCTGCTGATTTGAACACCACCGATGGCTGCCAAAACATCTTGATGCTGCGTCACGGTGATCGCATTGACAAGATCAACCCACTCTGGCCCGATACAGCTTCGAGACCTTGGGACCCTCCTCTCGTTCAGGACGGTTTGGTTCGTGCGTTTCAAACTGGTCAGCGGATCCGGTCTCAGATCCAGTTTCCGATCCACAGGGTCTTCGTCTCTCCCTTCATCCGTTGCGTTCAGACTGCTTCAGAACTTATCGCCGCTCTCTCTGCCGTTGACTTAAACCCTAACGCTACGTCGTCTAAAGACGTTCTTTCCATCGATAAATCTAAGCTCAAGGTCAAGATTTTAATCATTTCCAGTCTATAAGTCTTGAACTATGACTGTCTTCAGGGAATGTCATGAACATAGACAACGGTCTGTGGTCCCCAGATTTTAGGAATAATTTACATAGacataattttttatactaAATTTCATATAGCCCTCAAAATCTCAGGACCGGTCTTAATAACGGTTGTGATGTATGTAATGGTATAAACTAGTTAAGGTGGTTGGTTCTTGTCTGCTTCAGGTGTCTATCGAGTTTGGTTTGAGTGAGATGCTGAACAGTATGGCTATTAGGCCTAAGGTTGCTCCAAAAGATGGAAAATTCGATTTTAAGATTTCAGATCTTGAAGCTATGTTTCCTGAGGGAATGGTGGATCATGACGTAGACCCTGTTTATAAAGAGGTAATCAATCTCTCTAGACCTAGTCTTTGTTCTGTTTCTGTATGTTGTTTTCTTGGAAGCAATTTGAGTTATAAACTTGATGATCTTCTTCTGAGTGTGTCATGATGGTTTTGTTCAGATGCCACAATGGGAAGAGACTGTGGAAGAATGCACAGAACGGTTTCTTAGTTTGGTGAAGACTCTTGCTGATAAGTACCCTTCAGAGAACTTGCTCTTAGTCACTCACGGTAAGCAAGACATTCTTGGTTATGTGGATCTTGTACACTCACACTATTGACTTGATTAGTAAAAAAATTCTGCTTCTCTAGAAAgaaaatctttttcttttctttcttttttctctcaAGGTTTCAGTATTCAGCAGCAAAAAATCTTTGATAATCTCTTTCGTTAATCGAATGTTCAAATGTGTGACTTGTAAGAACCTCTATGTGCAGGGGAAGGAGTAAGGACTACATTTGCAACCTATAAAGACGTAGCTGTGTACGAGGTAGAGTATTGTGCTTGTGCTGAACTGAGAAGACAGGTCTTGAGTCAAGAAGAGTCTACTAAAGCTGGAGACTTTGAAGTGATCGGTCAAGCTGGAATCAAGTACCATTGCTTGAAAACCACAGCAGTACCATGTGTGAAGTGGTATTGAGTCATGGTCAAGGTAGAGTATTGTGCTTGTGCTGTACTATTTGGTTGTATTTGAGTTGCTTTTGTATgaattatgaaataaatttttaaagtttGATTCAGTCAAATAAGATATTACATTTCTTCTGCCAACAAAAGAACATTAACAGAGAAACAAGGATTGTCATTACATATCAAAGTAGTTAAGAGTGTTGCTTGTGAAGCACATCTAAAAACAAAGCTAGTTAGAGTCTGCGTTAAATTAGACCTAAACACACACATGCAGGGGGAAGCAATCTAATagaaacaaacaacaacaacaacaacaatctaaGGACTCTGATTTGGATCGTCAACTTGATCAAACATGTCAGCCGGGAAATCATCTAAGAAAacatcagcttcttcttcatcatcatccttTGAAACATGTCTACATCTTCTCTCTGCAGGAGGCAGCTCAAAAAACGGCTGAGGGAGAGCGAACAACGGCTCAGAACAACCAGCCGGTCCGAGGATATCGTAGTAATAAGGATTGTCGAGTCTAGCCAAAAGCTCTCTGCTTTCTGGATAGAAAGGGATGGTCGCTTGCTGATTAGCAATATGCGGCTCAGACATGAGAGGATCATCAGTCCAAAAAGCGAATGGCTGATGTTCTAACTTGATACCCAATTCAGGCAACCTCAAAGCTTCATCAACTTGGTCTGATGATGAGTAAGGAAGAATcttggaagatgaagaagaagctgtagTCACCTCTTCctcaaccaaaccaaaactCTGAAAGTGAAACACACACAAACTGAAAAATcctttataataataattaaaaatgtatatattttatcatttagaAACATAATATACCTGAGGGGGATAGAAGTATTGGATTGGTTTAACGATTTTGCCTTTGTTTCGACGAGAAGGTGGTTTGGGAGAAGTCGATGCATCAGAAGAGTTATGGAGAATCCTAGCGAGTCTCTTTACTCTGCTACTCCAAAAGTTCTTCACGTCGTTATCAGTTCTTCCCGGTAAATGCGTAGCGATTCTCGCCCATTTGTTCCCAAACTCCGCCTGCAATTCAATCACAGTCCTCTCTTCCTCCGCAGAGAACTTACACCCACTAAAGAAACACCTAACGTTTAAGCAAAACAAGAAGAGGACAAGAGGGGAGGGAATAAAGTTATATACCTTTTGAGATTGGGACGGAGTTTGTTGACCCAACGGAGACGGCATGACTTGCCGGTGCGTTGAAGAAGACCTTTGGATCGAATGGAGCTCCAGTCACGAGGACCGTATCTGTTCACATGGTTGATGAGCACTTCGTCTTCCTCGGCTTTCCATGGCCCTTTCTTTATCTCTTCCTTCTTAACCGCTtccatgtttttgttttgtaagtCGTGTTGTGTTGTGCTGTGTCTGCGgaattttcttgtagtgacggTTGGAGGCGGTTCCCCCACTCTCCAAGTTTCTCTCCAATTTTTGAATGTAGAATATTACTAAAATACCCTCGTATTTTTACTAGCCCAAGAAGTTAGCCCAGTTTAGGTGAGCCCATCACTGTATTCGATCTTTTAGTCTGCTTACTCACCGCATGGGGTAACGATTTGCATTTGCATGCACATCTTATGCAACGTTTACGTGATTTTGCACTCCCTAAAAAAGCCTGTGTTTACGTGTTTTGTAATTGCTGAATTGTTTAGAAAGAATAATCATGCAGTTCTAGTGAAAATTGGAAACTTTTCTAGCTGAGCAACAAACGTTAAATTAACTTACAATTTTAAGTCAACATCCACAAATAAATTTAAGAGAAAATTGCCGAAATGGAACAAAAATTCAACATTGTTGTCCTTTTGGTATAATACCATCATTAAGTTATCCatttagtataatttttttcataatccaaaaaataactcttgattaatcaaattaatcaaataagcatattttaaaagtatttaaatattaaaaaacgaattaaaaataaaaatttaattaaaaatatatatatatgtatatatatatatatataattttaagtcaacattttaaaatatattaataaaaataatacatttaacGTTTTTTATATGGGGTTTTCGCAAAtaagactcaaaacttgaatttaaacacaaaactaactcatgctttttttttaactttgattTGCCTCTTTCATCCCAAAAGCtcagattattcacgaaaatgccatcactttttcttttcttttttttcgaaaatgcatattttactctatcaccctcatcttcctcaaatattcattgccatcaatacaccaaccaccatgagcaaccaatttgaagctcttaatgcacctaaaaatcgatttacactctttctttctcaattcttatgaactaaaaacaacatttctttcactttttctccatattcatccaaaaaacccaaaattttgattctaatttttttatggttcacagagccattgaagcttacgattcttggtgggtcacttttgtttgagattctcGGTGTTTGGAGAAGacttatgtgtgctaaacaagttatctcactggttgaaactatgaaattgaGATTTTTCtcagatctgttcgtccagacgacttataggCAAGTCTTCTGGCTTTAGATGACTTAcctgcactacaagaaaaacgCGTTTTTATAGCGGACGAATAACGCTATCTAACGATAGGATAGCGGTTTGTTAAGCGCTgtatcatcgcccgtcataataggtcgaggacattaaATAGCGGTATTTCGTTGTGCTATTTTTTCTTCCGCTACGATAGCGCTTTTATTTCtgcaattaaatattatttaatagcgTCTTTTTACTGCTattactaattttataaatagcgttttctgtttgttttagttaattcTACTATAGCAGTTACCAAAGTGCAATGTATATATGTACTACTATAGCAGTTTCATTTGTGCtgtatatataatgttaatatatttatatattttaaattttaatttttatatatttatatttttaaatttacacaAATTCGTTTTCTgggattttgaaacaaaatatcaacttatataaataaacataaatttcaTAGATTCAACTTAAACAGATTACATAGTTTTTCACACATCCTTAGAGATTACATTATAAGTTCACACTAAAGCAACATTGTAATCCTTAGAGATACACAATGTTATCATTTGGCCAAGCCACGGTGCTTCCTACTGCATCACCCATGAATTCGATTTCAGAGTTTGGCCTCCACACTCGAGCCCCATCGAACTCAGAAACCTCTACCCAAACCTTCGTAGCATTGGGACCTAAAGGAACGAAATGCACTTTCTCTGCTGGATCAGTTGAGAACACACGACCTAAAGCAACTCTCTGTCCTAAGTTATGACAGTCCAAGAGAGCAACCTTCTGTTTGCCACCTTTGTTGCTACTACTAGTGCTGTTACCATCACTCTAAAACCAAAAAAGACAAACACATTCACCACAATATCAACACCGGCAACCTAACAATTCAATATCTAATCACCTTCTAAGAATTTACAAACTTACCTGATTGGATATCTTGTTTGATTCAGTAGGTGAATGTTGATCAGTAGGCGAATTTTGATCGGGTAGTCTTATCTTATCTAGAGGCCACGCTATTGTCCCATGTACTGCATCACCCATCTTTGTCATTTCAGGTGTAGGTCTCCAGATATAGGCATTAGGTTTAAAAACCATTTTGACTCTAAGAACTGCTGCATTCGGTCCCAGTGGAATTTGGTTGACGAGGTGAGTAGGTTCGGTTGTCAACAAGACACCCTCAGCTATCAACTCCTCTTCTATTTTCcagtaatcaaatattttaacatttccTAAAGATGCAGCTACATCCTGAATCATGTAAAATATCTTCACACATTTCAGGAGTACATTAATGAATGATTATCAAGATTTGGAGGACGGAATTTATTTACCTCCGACTCGTCGTTGTTGCCATTGTTTGAAATGTCAATGCCATCATCCAAGATGAGCTTCTCAGATGGCCATGCAATTTTGACTCCAACAGCCTGACTAAGCGATACACAAGTTGGAGTAGGTCTCCATATAGGCGCTGTTACGACTGATACAGACTTCACTATAACAGCAGCCGCATTAGGTCCCAGTGGAATGCGACCAATCTTATATGTGGGCTCACTAGAGTAGAATTCTCCTTCAGCAACAACCAAATCATCATTCGAAACCCAATCCAGTATTTGGCACCTTATTCCTCCGCCCTTGCTCACATCGCTTCTCTCAGAATTAGAATCAAATCCGTTTTTTTCCTATACCCAACAACCACAATCATTTTTGTTACAACCTTATACATATCAgaagtttgaataataaaacaagaagaataaCGAAGTTACCTTTTTACCAGCCAAGTCTTTAACCACATTTTGCAAATCTTGAACCTTGTTGATTAGTTCTGCTTGAGCTGCTTCAAGTTGCTTGACATGTGAATCTCTAGCATGTAAGAATGCCAACTTGGTTACAGTAACCCCTCGTCCCAACCCCCTAATTCTTTCTGGTTTATCTTTTCCTAGAACCTGAGTGACAGCATCTTCACCGATATTATCTGCTGAACTTGATTCCATTTCACTGTCAATTCTCTTTATCTTCTCCTGCAATTAAAAATTACACAAGTTATGTAAATTGTATTCTATAGCCAACAATATTATTGTTACAAGTAATCTTACTATTGTATCTGCAAATTCTTGACGAACGGGTGTTCCATCAGAATGTGTATGACCAGCGACCCAAACCTTAGTTCTAGTGACTAGCTTAGGATCAGAACTGTTTTTTTCTACAAGTTAAATAAAGTAGTAGTCATCAGATCTCATAAACCCAATAACACACcaattattatttcaaattgtAAAACATACCATCTCCTCTGCAAGCCGATTCATGCCTTTTCGACTAGTGGTGTGGGGAATTTGAGCCTTTCTGAGTTCCCTGTACTTATTACTTTGTTCCTACATAAACCAAATACCATTTTGTAATAAATGTTACTTACATAACCCAAATGTAAATACGCAAGACACAAAATGTTACCTGAAAAGCTGCAGTACATCTTCCTTTCACCCAATTGTTCCAAGCTGTTACCGATTGTATGTTGCTGGGTTTAATTATCTGTAGTTGCGCCTTGTTTTTTGCTGCTCTAACTATGGAAGAGAGTCTAGATTTAGAGGCCCTCCACAAACAACCCATCTGCTTAAAGACTACACCCTTTTGCCAGTCTTCTGTCAAGTTGAATCGTCCCTGTACATAATATTCATATTAATACTGAACTCGTGTGTATGTATATACATAGGTAACAGAATTACCTGTATTTCCTCCCACAGAGcgtcttttgttttctcttccAGATGTCTCCAGTCATCTAGCAATACAGGCACATGCTCTCTCACAAGAGGACCAAGGAATGAGGACAGTGTCACTGATCCACGACCAACATGCTCTCCCAAAGAATTGAACTCCACATCTACCTTGTCCTCTATATGTTTCGCCACTTTTCGCATTTTAGTTGGACCTCTAGTCTTCTTCACTTGGTTATCAGATTGCTGTGTTTGTGTCTCAGAGCTAGGaatgacttcttcttcttcgtcttgtACATTTTCCTCGTCAtgttcttcttcagctggttGTGTTTCGTACTGATCATGTTCTTCGGGTGGTTgtgtttcatcatcatcattttcttcttcggcTTCTACAGTTTCTGGTTCTTGTTCCACTTCTTCTGAACCAGTATGTTGCTCGAGTTCGTCGTGCTGTGACTCCTGTTCCACATTCTTCTTCGGGCAattcttcttctgtttcttggTAGATAAAGACACCACAGGACTAACAGCAAGGCCTGCTTGACGTTTACTGCGACGCGCCTTCTCAGTAACAGCATTCTCGTTCATTGTATCAGTTTACCTGTTACAACAACAAACTTATTATTAATCTCAAAGAATAATACCCTCACAATCATTCCTaacacaaaaactctcgtcaTCTGAAGCGTGATCTCCGATATCTTCATCATGATGGACTGTTAACGTTGCAGGGCAAATGTCCTCTTCAGTCTCTAACTCATGATATCCTCTCGGAGGTGCTCTCATAACAACATACCAAGGAGAGGTGTCATCCTCTCTTGAGTAAAAAACTTGTTTAGCTTGAGAAGGCAGAATGTATGGATCATTAACAAATGCTGACTGGTTCGTGTGGAGATTTACAAGTGTAAAACCGTCTTCCTCTTTAACACCTTTCCCTTTATGTGCCCAACTACACTTAAACAGAGGCACCTGAAACATGTGGTAATCAAGCAATATGATCTCCTTTATGACTCCATAGTATGCTACCATGTCCGCCATTTGATTAGAATCTTTCGCACTAGCTCTGCACATGGAGAATGCTTCATTTGAAACCCCACAGTTCTGAGTCTTCCTTTTGACATCGTCTGTCTGGTATCGATGTCCATTAACTATATATCCCTTGTAGGTGTGTGCGACATTCCTTGGTCCAAACGCAAGCCATCTGAGCCGCTGAGAATGATCCTTTGAGTTATTTGGTATCTAGCATGAACAGATCACATATCAATATCATTACCAGATCACATATCAATATCATTACCATGACCAGATCACATACCTTATCTTTTATCCATGTCGAAAACCTTTCTGTATGAGTTTTCCATAATATGGTACCATTTCTTGCACATCTTCCATCTTTTGCTTGAAGTTCCTCTAAATGCATCCTGTAAAGGCAAAAATATCTTCATCTACAGTTATCTACACTGAtagtaaaacataaaatatctaTATCCACACTTACTGAACATAAGGATCCATCACTGCAGTATTCATGAGGACATAACGATGAGCTACATCTCTCTCCTTATCAGTAAGTTTCACTTCTGTAGCTTTTTGCAAAGGGCGCCCTTCAAGTACATTATCATGTGCCTCTAAATCTTCATTTCTTGTCATTGGTTCCTCAACTGGTACCGATTTCTGTAAGAACTCCATACAAAATGCAAGACATTCACCAGCTAGATAACCCTCTGCCATACAAGCTTCAGGTCTTGCAAAATTCTTCACAAAAGCTTTCAGTGTCTTCATATACCTGCAAATCAAGATggttaaaatattgaaattcgCTTCATATAATAATTAAGCTTCTAATGAAAACAATATACTTACCTCTCAAATGGATACATCCACCTGAAGTGTACAGGGCCACCCAATCGTGCTTCTCTCGCCAGATGCAGTGGAAGGTGGAACATGATATCAAACAATGAAGGTGGAAAGAATCTCTCTAACTGGCACATTGTCTCCACAATCTCTGTTTCTAGAGCAAGTAGCTTCTCAGGATCAAGAACGCGTTGACAGATTCTGTTGAAGTAATTGCACATACGACTCACTGCAATCCGAGGTCCTTTTGGGAGTAAACCTCTCAACGCAACCGGAAACAGATTCTGCATAAGAACATGATGGTCATGTGACTTCATGCCGCCAATAGAAGGAGGATCCAGTGAGACACAATTGGATATATTTGCACAATATCCATCAGGGCCTCTGAAGTTGGATAATCTTCtgcagaatatttttttttcttctttagagAGCCAATACGCAGCTGGAGGCAGATAAGTTCTCTTCCCCCTTACTTGTGTATGTAAGCTGCTTCGAATATCCATATCTTCTAAATCCTTTCTCGCTTTCAGGCCATCCTTTGATTTGCAACTATTCATCAGAATAGACAACAGGGCATCGCTCACATTCTTCTCCACGTGCATCACGTCGATGTTATGCCTCACAGGCATATCCTACAAGAAATTTTACAAGTATTTagcataaataatattaacaatttCAGACTAATAAGGTACGTTAAAGAAggtaaatcaaataaaatacctTCCAATAAGGTAAGTCaaagaaaatagattttttcttccACCGCCACATATCATGATCTTCTTCGTACTCCTCAGCTGAAACAACATCATCCTCATCTCCTTCACTCCTCTTTCTCTTACTCTTCTTAGGTAAGAGTTTTCCAAAATCGTTTTTAAAGTCCCTTATACTGTCTAATATTTCTGAACCGCTCTGAATCCTCTTTGCAGAACCAACCTCAACCGTATTGTCAAACCATCCTTTCTTTCGTCTGTATGGATGACTAGGCATGAGCCGCCTCCTGTTCTTCATGTATACATGTTTACGACTGAACTTTAGCCACCTATGTGGTGTATCCTTCCCACAGACATTACACGCTTGCTTGCCCTTCACTTTACAACCAGCTAAAGTTCCTAAACCAGGGTAATCTGTGATACTCCACAGCAACATGGCTCTAAGAGTGAAACTCTCCTTCTTAAAGGCGTCATAAACTTGTATACCTTCTGTCCACAGTTCCTGCAAGTCTTCCATCAATGGTTGTAGATATACATCAATATTGTTGCTAGGTGCGGTTGGGCCAGGAATTAGCATGGTCAACATAATGTTCTCGGACCTCATACACTGCGTTGGAGACATATTGTAGTTGACCAAGAGAACAGGCCATGTGCTGTGGTTGGTGTTCTGGATGGAGAATGGATTCATGCCATCGGTTGAAATACCTAGTCTTAGGTTTCTTGCCTCAGCTGCGAACTCCGGCCATTTGTTGTTTATCTGCACCCAAGTCAACGAATCCACTGGATGTCGCATAGTTCCATCTTCAGAAGCATTAGTGGAGTGCCAACACAACTCCTCAGCCAACCGCTTTGATCTAAACATTCTCCTGAACCTGTCTTTGATCGGGAAATACCTAAGCACCTTAGCAGGAACCCCTTTCTTCTCCTCACCAGATTGCTTATCCTTCTCCCATCTTGATTCACTACATCTTGGACAGCTGACCGCATCTTCATActgttttctatataaaatacaGTCATTCTTGCAGGCGTGGATGACGTCGTAGCCAAAACCAAACTGTTTCAGAAACTTCTTCATCTCATCAGTAGACTTAGGTAGCACATTTTCAACGGGAAGCATGTCATGAACCAAGGACAGTAGCTGATCAAAATAGTTctcaaacatcccactcttcacCTTTATCCTGTAAAGTCCCATGATTGCAGCaacttttgaaaatttctcacACTCCGGGTACAACGGAGTTTCTGCATCCTCTAACTTCTTTCTGAACTCAGCCTCTTCTGGACTGGCAGGCCCCTCAAACGCTCCTGCATTCTCTTGTTCAGCAGTCTCATTGCCTTCACTTGCCAAGAAAGTCGTTCTGAACAACTCGTAAGCCTCATTTTCAGATGAGTACACATCAGCTGACTTATCTGGTCTTGTCTCCCCGTGTTTTTACCAAAACACACAACTCTTGTACTTCTGATCCATTCCTCTAATCACCAGGTGCTCCAAAACTGTCTCACAAGCTTGATGGCAGACATTGCGACAATCAACACAAGGGCAGAACATTTCAGCTGGATCTCCTAAACGTCTTGATGAAGAAGACACAAATTCACTAGCTCCTTTCTCATACTCAAGGCTATTCCTGTCATGTAGAACAAATGAGAATACAACATTCAGTCTTCCAAATAAATGAGATCAACACAAAACAATTTCTAAAAGATAGTGAAGTGAAGTTAATACCTTGGTAACCAGACCCACGATTTATCTATGTTACCGCTCCGAGCAATTGTATATACAAGACGCTCACTTTATCAACCCAGAAAACCAAAACAGAACGA
This Brassica napus cultivar Da-Ae chromosome C6, Da-Ae, whole genome shotgun sequence DNA region includes the following protein-coding sequences:
- the LOC106406816 gene encoding uncharacterized protein LOC106406816, with the protein product MESSADLNTTDGCQNILMLRHGDRIDKINPLWPDTASRPWDPPLVQDGLVRAFQTGQRIRSQIQFPIHRVFVSPFIRCVQTASELIAALSAVDLNPNATSSKDVLSIDKSKLKVSIEFGLSEMLNSMAIRPKVAPKDGKFDFKISDLEAMFPEGMVDHDVDPVYKEMPQWEETVEECTERFLSLVKTLADKYPSENLLLVTHGEGVRTTFATYKDVAVYEVEYCACAELRRQVLSQEESTKAGDFEVIGQAGIKYHCLKTTAVPCVKWY
- the LOC106403846 gene encoding transcription factor DUO1-like, giving the protein MEAVKKEEIKKGPWKAEEDEVLINHVNRYGPRDWSSIRSKGLLQRTGKSCRLRWVNKLRPNLKSGCKFSAEEERTVIELQAEFGNKWARIATHLPGRTDNDVKNFWSSRVKRLARILHNSSDASTSPKPPSRRNKGKIVKPIQYFYPPQSFGLVEEEVTTASSSSSKILPYSSSDQVDEALRLPELGIKLEHQPFAFWTDDPLMSEPHIANQQATIPFYPESRELLARLDNPYYYDILGPAGCSEPLFALPQPFFELPPAERRCRHVSKDDDEEEADVFLDDFPADMFDQVDDPNQSP